One genomic window of Planctomycetaceae bacterium includes the following:
- the ribE gene encoding 6,7-dimethyl-8-ribityllumazine synthase, with protein sequence MNVYQGNLVAPAGAKFAIIVSRFNEFVTGKLLEGCLDGLVRHDVKDDDIDVVWSPGAFEIPVLAQQLAATKRYAAVICLGAVIRGGTDHYQYVASEVAKGVAMASMSTSVPCIFGVLTCDTVEQAVDRAGAKSGNKGAAAAAAALEMANLISQLPSATKRGK encoded by the coding sequence ATGAACGTATATCAAGGCAATCTGGTGGCGCCGGCCGGCGCCAAGTTCGCCATCATCGTCAGCCGCTTCAATGAGTTCGTCACCGGCAAGCTCCTGGAAGGCTGCCTCGACGGCCTGGTGCGCCATGACGTCAAGGACGACGATATCGACGTCGTCTGGTCGCCGGGGGCCTTCGAGATCCCCGTGCTGGCCCAGCAGCTCGCGGCCACCAAGCGATACGCGGCCGTCATCTGCCTCGGGGCCGTCATCCGCGGCGGGACCGACCATTATCAGTACGTCGCCTCGGAAGTCGCCAAGGGCGTGGCGATGGCCTCGATGAGCACCTCCGTGCCGTGCATCTTCGGCGTGCTGACGTGCGACACTGTCGAGCAGGCCGTCGACCGCGCCGGCGCCAAGAGCGGCAACAAGGGCGCCGCCGCCGCCGCGGCCGCTCTGGAAATGGCCAACCTCATCAGCCAGTTGCCCAGCGCGACCAAGCGGGGCAAGTAA
- the nusB gene encoding transcription antitermination factor NusB yields the protein MLARHRARRLALQGLCCLDVQGPAARPNLREFFADSDEDPATRNEAAKMLDVALQRRDEADAIMTRHAKHWDLQRLAMVDRNVLRLTIAEMIDGRTPAKVAITEGIKLAQEFSTAESPRFINGILDAVARELGLEEERKS from the coding sequence GTGCTAGCCCGCCATCGCGCAAGACGCCTGGCCCTTCAGGGGCTCTGCTGCCTCGACGTGCAGGGACCCGCGGCTCGCCCGAACCTCAGGGAATTCTTCGCCGACAGCGACGAAGACCCCGCCACGCGCAATGAGGCCGCCAAAATGCTCGACGTGGCGCTGCAGCGACGCGACGAGGCCGACGCCATCATGACCCGCCACGCCAAACACTGGGACCTGCAGCGCCTGGCGATGGTCGACCGAAACGTGCTGCGACTGACGATCGCCGAGATGATCGACGGCCGCACGCCCGCCAAGGTCGCCATCACCGAAGGCATCAAGCTGGCCCAGGAGTTTTCCACCGCCGAAAGCCCGAGATTCATCAACGGCATCCTGGACGCGGTGGCGAGGGAATTGGGTTTGGAAGAAGAAAGAAAATCCTAA
- the ftsY gene encoding signal recognition particle-docking protein FtsY — protein sequence MALFRKAIEKLAAGLARTRQKFVGSLKSLLTGRKLDHALLDDIEAELIQADIGVAAATKICSDLEAAFKDKRIEKGDDAIGFLKDELKKYWPPADRSLRLAAQGPTVVMVAGVNGAGKTTSVAKLAYQFKSEGKKVVLAAADTFRAAAVEQLTIWAGRIGVEIVAGKGADPAAVVFDACDAATARGADILLVDTAGRLHTQDHLMRELTKIRDVVARKIPGAPHEVLLVVDATTGQNAINQAKVFSKAIDVTGIFLAKLDGTAKGGIVVAIRSEVNIPVKFVGLGETYEDVEPFDPDQFVEALFA from the coding sequence GTGGCTTTGTTCAGAAAAGCAATCGAGAAGCTCGCCGCCGGGCTGGCCCGGACGCGGCAGAAATTTGTCGGCTCGCTCAAGTCGCTGCTGACGGGGCGAAAGCTCGACCATGCTCTGCTGGACGACATCGAGGCCGAGCTCATCCAGGCCGACATCGGCGTCGCGGCGGCCACCAAGATCTGCTCCGATCTCGAAGCGGCCTTTAAGGACAAACGCATCGAGAAGGGCGACGACGCCATCGGGTTCCTCAAGGACGAGCTCAAGAAATATTGGCCGCCCGCCGACCGCTCCCTGCGGCTGGCCGCACAGGGGCCCACCGTCGTGATGGTCGCCGGCGTCAACGGAGCGGGCAAGACCACCTCCGTGGCCAAGCTCGCCTACCAGTTCAAGTCCGAGGGCAAGAAGGTCGTGCTCGCCGCGGCGGACACGTTCCGCGCCGCGGCCGTCGAGCAGCTCACCATCTGGGCGGGGCGCATCGGCGTCGAGATCGTCGCCGGCAAGGGCGCCGACCCGGCGGCCGTGGTCTTCGACGCCTGCGACGCGGCGACGGCCCGCGGGGCGGACATTCTGCTGGTGGACACGGCCGGGCGGCTTCACACGCAGGACCACCTGATGCGCGAGCTGACGAAGATTCGCGACGTGGTGGCCCGCAAGATCCCCGGCGCCCCGCACGAGGTGCTGCTGGTGGTCGACGCCACGACCGGCCAGAACGCCATCAACCAGGCCAAGGTCTTCTCCAAGGCCATCGACGTGACGGGCATCTTCCTGGCCAAGCTCGACGGCACCGCCAAAGGCGGCATCGTGGTAGCCATCCGCTCCGAGGTGAACATCCCCGTAAAGTTCGTCGGCCTCGGCGAGACCTACGAAGACGTGGAACCCTTCGACCCGGACCAGTTCGTCGAAGCTCTCTTCGCGTGA
- a CDS encoding GIY-YIG nuclease family protein produces the protein MLSERSESKHSLIAALAQDAERAQRVEAVWHVYILLCRDGAYYVGVTNDLERRCSEHFTGRGGHYTKYNPPLRLAWHEAHPTRAAAEARERQLKGWTRRKKQALMAGDLALLKRL, from the coding sequence ATGCTGAGCGAACGAAGTGAGTCGAAGCATTCCCTGATCGCGGCGCTCGCTCAGGATGCTGAGCGAGCCCAGCGAGTCGAAGCAGTCTGGCACGTTTACATCCTCCTCTGTCGCGATGGTGCGTACTACGTCGGCGTAACCAATGACCTCGAGCGTCGCTGCAGTGAGCATTTCACCGGCCGCGGCGGCCACTACACCAAGTACAATCCGCCCCTCCGCCTGGCATGGCACGAGGCTCATCCCACCCGCGCGGCTGCCGAAGCACGGGAACGACAACTCAAAGGCTGGACTCGCCGAAAGAAACAAGCTCTCATGGCCGGAGACTTGGCGCTGTTGAAGAGACTCTAA
- a CDS encoding class I SAM-dependent methyltransferase: protein MDLGMDMWKYFGITHTDHTVMNPLSLEKTRELVGLLRLADGGRVLDVACGKAEFLCLVAEAYGVTATGVELSPYTIAAARENVQARGLGGRIELLHMDGGQYQPDAPESLDLASCIGGSWVYGNHKGTLEVLTKMTRPGGLVLVGEPFWAADPDPEYLKLTGSDLSLCGTHAGNVAVGEDVGLALLYTLVANPDDWDRYEGLQWRAAEQYAAAHRDDPDVEALLRSTRRNRDAYLRYGRNCMGWAIYLFQKP, encoded by the coding sequence ATGGACCTCGGCATGGACATGTGGAAGTACTTTGGCATCACTCACACTGACCACACGGTTATGAATCCCTTGAGCCTGGAGAAGACGCGGGAGCTCGTGGGGCTGCTGCGGCTGGCGGATGGCGGACGCGTCTTGGACGTGGCCTGCGGCAAAGCGGAGTTCCTGTGCCTGGTGGCCGAGGCGTACGGCGTGACGGCCACGGGCGTCGAGCTTTCGCCCTATACCATTGCGGCGGCCCGCGAGAACGTGCAGGCCCGCGGCCTGGGCGGCCGCATCGAGTTGCTCCACATGGACGGCGGCCAGTACCAGCCCGATGCGCCGGAGAGTCTGGACTTGGCATCGTGCATCGGGGGCTCGTGGGTGTACGGGAATCACAAGGGCACGCTGGAGGTCTTGACGAAGATGACCCGCCCCGGCGGCCTGGTGCTCGTGGGCGAGCCGTTCTGGGCGGCCGACCCCGACCCGGAATACCTCAAGCTCACGGGCTCTGATCTGAGCCTGTGCGGAACCCATGCCGGCAACGTGGCCGTTGGCGAGGACGTCGGCCTCGCTCTGCTCTATACTCTGGTGGCCAACCCGGACGACTGGGACCGCTACGAGGGGCTCCAATGGCGCGCCGCCGAGCAATATGCCGCCGCCCACCGGGACGATCCCGACGTAGAGGCCCTGCTCCGCAGCACCCGCAGGAATCGCGACGCCTATCTCCGCTACGGCCGCAACTGCATGGGCTGGGCGATATACCTTTTTCAGAAGCCCTGA
- a CDS encoding aldo/keto reductase, with amino-acid sequence MKHGIARRDVLKLIAAGAAGAGLAGLDSAAVAFASSAGKMPKRSLGKTGVEVSILALGGQSALTDFADDEMAGRFVNDCIDAGITYLDTAPMYGRQDDPRNSERRFGKAIGRRRKDVYLATKTLERDADKAMRDIETSLKLLQTDHLDCLQIHSITAAEDLARLGKPDGIYTLVRKLRDQKVIRFIGVTGHCGAERMKQAVEMYEFDTLLATFNPTKNGLACEETLLPAAQKQKLGIIAMKVMGGTPQYSRKGTQGLPGLLVGGEAGKTSPENLLRYALSLPIHVVVNGIYDRKQLQQNTAVCYDFQPMKDSQRRELQKSLRDSDLHLSYLRPEHVFA; translated from the coding sequence ATGAAGCACGGCATTGCACGACGAGACGTCCTGAAACTCATCGCCGCCGGCGCGGCTGGCGCGGGGCTGGCCGGGTTAGATTCCGCGGCGGTCGCTTTCGCATCCTCCGCCGGCAAGATGCCCAAGCGCTCCCTCGGCAAGACCGGGGTCGAAGTGAGTATCCTGGCCTTGGGCGGCCAGAGCGCGCTGACGGATTTTGCCGACGATGAGATGGCCGGGCGATTCGTCAACGACTGCATCGACGCGGGGATCACGTACCTGGACACCGCACCGATGTACGGCCGCCAGGACGACCCCCGCAACAGCGAACGCCGCTTCGGCAAGGCGATCGGCCGCCGCCGCAAGGATGTCTACCTGGCGACCAAGACGCTCGAGCGCGACGCCGACAAGGCGATGCGCGACATCGAGACGAGCCTCAAGCTGCTCCAAACCGATCATCTGGACTGCCTGCAAATCCACAGCATAACAGCCGCCGAGGACCTCGCCCGCCTGGGCAAACCCGACGGCATCTACACGCTTGTGCGGAAGCTGCGGGATCAGAAGGTGATCCGCTTCATCGGCGTGACCGGCCACTGCGGCGCCGAGCGGATGAAGCAGGCCGTCGAGATGTACGAGTTCGACACGTTGCTGGCAACCTTCAACCCCACAAAAAACGGGCTCGCGTGCGAGGAGACGCTCCTGCCGGCCGCCCAGAAGCAGAAGCTCGGCATCATCGCGATGAAAGTCATGGGCGGAACCCCGCAGTACAGCCGCAAGGGCACGCAGGGCCTGCCCGGCCTTCTCGTCGGCGGCGAGGCCGGCAAAACCTCGCCGGAAAACCTGCTGCGCTACGCGCTGTCGCTGCCGATCCACGTCGTCGTCAACGGCATCTACGACCGCAAGCAACTCCAGCAGAACACGGCTGTGTGCTACGACTTCCAACCAATGAAAGACTCCCAACGCCGCGAGTTGCAGAAGTCACTCCGCGACAGCGACCTGCACCTGTCCTACCTCCGCCCCGAGCACGTGTTTGCCTGA
- a CDS encoding VTT domain-containing protein, with amino-acid sequence MTSRQTTHLKLAAIVAGIVVLILVPYFLWHRAMDAYFESAEFAAWVASARPYAWAVAIALLVADLFLPIPAAPVVAATGVIYGTFWGGVVGAAGSVLAGLVAYALARVAGRKAARFLASEEEMADLQRFFDTWGVGGIIASRALPVMPEVLTFMAGLAGMHRGRFVSALCVGSVPMGFLLAWAGSATAASSELLLVLTLVPAALWCAYLVWAQWNNCTRKVKH; translated from the coding sequence ATGACTTCCAGGCAGACCACGCATCTGAAACTGGCCGCAATTGTGGCGGGCATTGTCGTCTTGATCCTTGTGCCGTACTTCCTCTGGCACAGGGCGATGGATGCCTATTTCGAGTCGGCGGAGTTTGCCGCATGGGTCGCGTCGGCAAGACCGTACGCGTGGGCTGTCGCCATCGCCCTGCTGGTTGCGGACCTGTTTTTGCCGATACCGGCCGCTCCGGTGGTGGCGGCGACGGGGGTCATTTACGGCACCTTCTGGGGAGGGGTGGTCGGGGCGGCGGGGTCGGTTCTGGCCGGGCTGGTGGCGTACGCGCTGGCGCGTGTGGCCGGGCGCAAGGCGGCCAGGTTCCTGGCCAGCGAAGAGGAGATGGCCGACCTCCAGCGTTTCTTCGACACCTGGGGCGTCGGCGGAATCATCGCCTCGCGCGCCCTGCCCGTCATGCCCGAAGTCCTGACCTTCATGGCGGGCCTGGCCGGGATGCACCGCGGACGCTTCGTGTCGGCGCTGTGCGTCGGATCCGTTCCGATGGGCTTCCTGCTGGCCTGGGCCGGCAGCGCCACGGCTGCCTCGTCGGAGCTGCTGTTGGTTCTGACGCTGGTGCCGGCCGCACTGTGGTGCGCCTACCTGGTCTGGGCTCAGTGGAACAATTGCACGAGAAAGGTGAAGCATTGA
- a CDS encoding erythromycin esterase family protein: MSAGTSSGDRFANWLSRHGVALSSFAPDAPLDDLEPLKDMIGHARVVAIGESSHFIREYWLMRQRILRFLVERCGFTIFAFEFGFSEGVAVDAWARGGGADGDLDQLVAGMLPLGFAEQLRWLRRHNADAASAVRFAGVDIPAAGGSLLPALEPLADYVRKVDPESMPRLEKALGIASKVAGSSMATASPAWARLNAAEQNALTSVLARLLIRFRAAAVLYISRSDQSSYDIALRRLEAACCADYHFSAMADLYAGRGLTADTTDREIYMAESVQWHLDHAPDSRMVLQAHNAHIQKTAISYDGRLSAFPMGQHLGRAMGEDYFAIALTSTSGQTADMLLDENAEFGFAIKSQPVPPPEEGSVEKAFVDAGLGLAIADLRTAPRDGQGAPDRIQMQGAFLQTPVLDAFDAVVNVPDTTVVTSRVSSMS, translated from the coding sequence ATGTCGGCTGGAACATCGAGCGGTGACCGTTTTGCCAATTGGCTTTCTCGCCACGGCGTCGCGTTGTCGAGTTTTGCTCCTGATGCGCCGCTGGATGATCTGGAGCCGCTCAAAGACATGATTGGCCACGCGCGGGTGGTGGCGATCGGCGAGAGTTCCCATTTCATCCGCGAATATTGGCTGATGCGGCAGCGGATACTTCGGTTCCTGGTCGAGCGATGCGGGTTTACGATTTTCGCGTTTGAGTTCGGCTTCAGCGAAGGCGTCGCTGTCGATGCCTGGGCGCGCGGCGGCGGTGCGGACGGCGACCTGGACCAACTCGTCGCGGGGATGTTGCCCCTGGGATTCGCCGAACAGTTACGGTGGCTGCGTCGACATAATGCCGACGCCGCAAGTGCCGTTCGTTTTGCAGGAGTCGACATCCCCGCCGCAGGCGGATCGCTGCTGCCCGCGCTGGAGCCGCTGGCTGACTATGTTCGCAAGGTTGACCCGGAGTCCATGCCCCGGCTGGAGAAAGCGCTGGGCATTGCGAGCAAGGTTGCGGGCAGTTCAATGGCTACGGCATCACCGGCATGGGCCCGGCTCAACGCCGCTGAACAGAACGCCTTGACGAGCGTGCTCGCGCGGCTTCTGATCCGCTTCCGCGCCGCGGCGGTGCTCTACATCAGCCGCAGCGATCAGTCGAGCTATGATATCGCCCTGCGACGACTCGAAGCGGCCTGCTGCGCCGACTATCACTTCTCCGCGATGGCCGACCTGTATGCGGGGCGCGGGTTGACGGCCGACACCACCGACAGGGAAATCTACATGGCCGAGTCGGTGCAGTGGCACCTGGATCACGCCCCCGATTCGCGCATGGTCCTGCAAGCACACAACGCACATATTCAGAAGACCGCGATCAGCTATGACGGCCGGCTTTCCGCGTTCCCGATGGGCCAGCACCTCGGGCGGGCGATGGGCGAGGATTACTTTGCCATTGCCCTTACCAGCACCAGCGGTCAGACCGCCGACATGCTCCTGGACGAGAACGCAGAGTTTGGCTTTGCCATCAAGAGCCAACCGGTCCCGCCGCCAGAAGAAGGCAGCGTTGAAAAGGCATTTGTCGACGCGGGGCTGGGTCTGGCGATTGCCGACCTGCGTACCGCGCCGCGCGACGGCCAGGGGGCTCCCGATCGAATCCAGATGCAGGGAGCTTTCCTGCAGACTCCCGTACTGGATGCCTTCGACGCGGTAGTCAACGTTCCGGATACCACCGTGGTCACTTCGCGGGTATCCTCTATGTCATGA